In a single window of the Hippocampus zosterae strain Florida chromosome 6, ASM2543408v3, whole genome shotgun sequence genome:
- the ptgs1 gene encoding prostaglandin G/H synthase 1 isoform X1, with the protein MKEFSKLSTWLFIILVLLESANSAVNPCCYYPCHNSGVCVRLAAESYECDCTRTGFYGKNCTHPEFWTWARLVLKPSPELVHYFLTHFWWFWDVVNNSFLQDTFMRLTLTVRSELIPSPPTYNTKYGYLSWESYHNTSYYTRILPPIPHDCPLPMGTKGKPDLPDPKTLAERFFRRRKFRADPGGTNVMFAFMAQHFTHQFFHTDHNVRGGFTKALGHGVDASNIYGNTLTRQLQLRLHKDGKMKYQLVNGEVYPPTVSQAPVHMVYPAGLPSEQRLAVGHELFGMLPGLTLYATLWLREHNRVCDVLKSEHPSWDDERLFQTARLIVIGEIIKIIMEEYVQHLSGYLFKFKFDPSLLFGQRFQYSNRIALEFCHLYHWHPLMPDSFHVDGDDIPHSRFSFNTSLLLHYGVEKLVDAFSRQPAGQVCGGRNSHEVVLEVSEMVIRQSRETRMQPFNEYRKKFNLRPYASFREFTVDDEDMAAGLLEYYGHIDALEFYPGILLEKPRPGSIFGESMVEMGAPFSLKGLLGNPLCSPEYWKPSTFGGEVGFDLVKTSTLEKLVCLNTKWCPYVSFQVPLHQKETKIKKAEEL; encoded by the exons TACGATTGGCCGCCGAGAGCTACGAGTGCGACTGCACCCGCACCGGTTTCTACGGGAAAAACTGCACCCATC CGGAGTTCTGGACCTGGGCTCGACTTGTGCTCAAGCCCAGCCCGGAGCTGGTCCACTACTTCCTGACACATTTCTGGTGGTTCTGGGACGTGGTCAACAACTCGTTCTTGCAGGACACCTTCATGAGACTAACACTGACTG TGCGCAGTGAGCTCATTCCCAGCCCCCCGACCTACAACACCAAGTATGGCTACCTCAGCTGGGAGTCCTACCACAACACCTCCTACTACACCCGAATCCTACCTCCGATCCCACACGACTGTCCTCTCCCCATGGGAACCAAAG GCAAGCCTGATTTGCCCGATCCCAAAACGTTGGCCGAGCGTTTTTTCCGAAGGCGGAAATTCCGGGCGGATCCAGGGGGCACCAATGTGATGTTTGCCTTCATGGCTCAACATTTTACCCACCAGTTCTTCCACACTGACCATAATGTACGCGGAGGTTTCACCAAAGCTCTTGGACATGGG gTCGACGCAAGCAACATCTACGGCAATACGCTCACACGGCAGTTGCAACTTCGTCTTCATAAGGACGGAAAGATGAAATATCAG CTCGTGAATGGTGAGGTGTATCCCCCGACGGTATCCCAGGCACCCGTTCACATGGTGTACCCGGCGGGCTTGCCCTCCGAGCAGAGACTGGCTGTCGGTCATGAGCTGTTCGGAATGCTGCCAGGCCTGACCTTGTACGCCACCTTGTGGTTGAGGGAGCACAACCGAGTGTGTGACGTCCTCAAGTCGGAGCATCCCAGCTGGGATGACGAGCGGCTCTTCCAGACCGCCAGGCTCATTGTCATCG GTGAGATCATCAAGATTATCATGGAAGAGTACGTGCAGCACCTGAGTGGCTACCTGTTCAAATTCAAGTTTGATCCCTCACTGCTTTTTGGCCAGCGCTTCCAGTACAGCAATCGTATCGCCCTCGAGTTCTGCCACCTGTACCACTGGCACCCTTTGATGCCGGACAGCTTCCATGTAGATGGCGATGACATTCCGCACTCGCGTTTCTCCTTCAACACCTCGCTACTTTTGCACTACGGCGTAGAAAAGCTGGTGGATGCATTTTCACGGCAACCGGCCGGACAG gtgtGCGGAGGTCGAAACTCTCATGAAGTGGTGCTCGAAGTGTCCGAAATGGTTATCCGACAATCCAGAGAAACTCGTATGCAGCCCTTCAACGAATATAGGAAGAAGTTCAACTTGAGACCCTACGCCTCATTCAGAGAATTTACAG TAGATGATGAGGACATGGCAGCCGGTTTGCTGGAGTACTACGGCCACATCGACGCCTTGGAATTCTATCCGGGTATCCTTCTGGAAAAGCCGCGCCCCGGTTCCATCTTTGGAGAAAGCATGGTAGAAATGGGCGCCCCCTTCTCGCTGAAGGGCTTGCTGGGCAACCCTTTGTGCTCACCCGAGTACTGGAAGCCGAGCACCTTCGGGGGGGAGGTGGGCTTCGATTTGGTCAAAACCTCCACCCTGGAGAAATTGGTGTGCCTCAACACCAAGTGGTGTCCTTACGTCAGCTTCCAAGTTCCTCTCCATCAGAAGGAGaccaagatcaagaaagctgagGAGCTTTAA
- the LOC127602104 gene encoding uncharacterized protein LOC127602104, whose amino-acid sequence MVPGVWSGLEEVFFGPRNQTVKEGEGASFRCVSGESSSPAAILWIKDGSVVTTGRQSQGEYGGGRQKKTSGTLHLVNVSVEDSGEYVCQTVNPSLNISRTSRPARLTVLAAPSVTVRPPALTVALGGRASLHCEASGEPPPSISWLKRGHSKRTGAKMTSGTRNATLRIESARSYDEGTYVCDASNALGRSRATLTLVVAGSLPPSVSPQLWSTSVPPVQPLVTQVHSPMLPPPPYPNLPMELPQHPEPQTDARPTTRASTRPPHTTATKSSPVRLENSLQRPSNQARTPTAEPAEVRGLVDSGGQNGSRQDQSVASSKEGDEEQRNTSQSPMTSKDPRSRVTPQSPSWLPVLEKHDVPIVVGVGVSLAFIFITVAFYSMVQRNEPAPTGRAAKRNLGVPMRHAERHHAGPPYENRAFEDDECLVVTEHNTNTSDTGARPPGLSLVTVQTEPTCEDPRSLTVETYPEPVVDTKIDYSEEEEMKDEEKGRGPPSTPNTPSLQLTEEEWPSITADNRSLCQDTLPPPSSFPSPSRPDTDLRSSLTLRGTESLVAPVHHSLSVSHGGAPLMISHHVSVGHATVAVDVHFYPVVAAAMGTSVATSTLDNKQENDKARLHQSK is encoded by the exons ATGGTGCCTGGTGTTTGGTCAGGTTTAGAGGAGGTGTTCTTTGGTCCGCGGAATCAGACGGTCAAAGAAGGCGAGGGCGCCTCCTTTCGCTGCGTGTCCGGCGAAAGCTCGTCACCCGCCGCCATCCTGTGGATCAAAGATGGCAGTGTGGTCACCACAGGGAGGCAAAGCCAG GGAGAATACGGAGGCGGGCGTCAGAAGAAGACGTCGGGAACGCTTCATCTGGTCAATGTGAGCGTGGAGGACAGTGGCGAGTACGTGTGCCAGACCGTCAACCCTTCGCTCAACATCAGCAGGACCAGCAGGCCAGCCAGGCTCACCGTGCTCG CTGCCCCTTCGGTGACCGTGCGGCCGCCCGCCTTAACGGTGGCCCTAGGGGGCCGAGCGTCCCTGCACTGCGAGGCGTCGGGCGAGCCCCCGCCGTCCATCAGCTGGCTTAAGAGAGGACACTCAAAGCGGACTGGGGCCAAGATGACCTCGGG AACGAGGAACGCCACGCTCCGCATCGAGTCAGCTCGCAGCTACGACGAAGGCACGTATGTGTGCGACGCCTCCAACGCGCTCGGTCGCAGCCGAGCCACGCTCACCCTCGTTGTCGCGG GCTCCTTGCCCCCATCTGTGTCTCCACAACTTTGGTCCACGAGCGTTCCTCCAGTGCAGCCTTTGGTGACTCAGGTGCATTCTCCAATGTTGCCGCCACCGCCGTACCCCAACCTCCCGATGGAGCTTCCTCAGCACCCCGAACCTCAAACGGATGCTCGCCCCACCACGCGGGCATccacacgtccgcctcacaccACCGCTACCAAATCTTCTCCAGTCCGGCTCGAAAACTCTCTCCAAAGGCCTTCCAATCAGGCCCGTACTCCGACGGCGGAACCTGCCGAGGTCCGAGGGCTCGTCGATTCCGGTGGGCAAAACGGTAGCCGGCAGGATCAATCGGTGGCGTCGTCTAAGGAGGGAGACGAGGAGCAGAGGAACACGTCGCAGTCGCCCATGACCAGCAAAGACCCTCG CTCCAGGGTGACCCCGCAGTCGCCTTCGTGGCTGCCCGTCCTGGAGAAACACGACGTGCCCATCGTGGTGGGTGTGGGCGTGTCTCTGGCCTTCATCTTCATCACAGTGGCCTTCTACTCTATGGTTCAGAGGAACGAGCCAGCGCCCACCGGACGTGCAG CCAAGAGGAACCTCGGCGTCCCCATGCGTCACGCTGAGCGCCACCACGCAGGGCCACCGTACGAAAACCG GGCCTTCGAAGACGACGAGTGCTTGGTCGTGACGGAACACAACACCAACACATCAGACACCGGCGCTAGACCTCCAGGCCTGAGTCTGGTCACGGTCCAGACGGAGCCCACGTGTGAGGACCCCCGCTCATTAACGGTGGAGACCTACCCCGAGCCCGTCGTGGACACCAAG ATTGACTacagtgaggaggaggagatgaaggATGAAGAGAAGGGCCGCGGTCCTCCCAGCACTCCCAATACTCCCAGTTTGCAGTTGACAGAAGAGGAGTGGCCTAGCATAACGGCAGATAACCGAAGCCTGTGCCAGGACACCCTGCCTCCCCCGTCCTCCTTCCCTTCGCCTTCCCGCCCCGACACCGACCTACGGTCCTCACTCACCCTGCGGGGGACAGAGTCTCTGGTTGCCCCCGTCCACCACAGCCTCAGCGTGTCTCACGGTGGCGCCCCCCTGATGATCTCGCACCACGTCTCGGTGGGGCACGCCACCGTGGCGGTGGACGTTCATTTTTATCCGGTGGTCGCCGCCGCGATGGGTACGAGCGTTGCCACGTCTACGTTGGATAACAAGCAGGAGAACGACAAGGCCAGACTCCATCAGAGCAAATGA
- the ptgs1 gene encoding prostaglandin G/H synthase 1 isoform X2, whose amino-acid sequence MKEFSKLSTWLFIILVLLESANSAVNPCCYYPCHNSGVCVRLAAESYECDCTRTGFYGKNCTHPEFWTWARLVLKPSPELVHYFLTHFWWFWDVVNNSFLQDTFMRLTLTVRSELIPSPPTYNTKYGYLSWESYHNTSYYTRILPPIPHDCPLPMGTKGKPDLPDPKTLAERFFRRRKFRADPGGTNVMFAFMAQHFTHQFFHTDHNVRGGFTKALGHGVDASNIYGNTLTRQLQLRLHKDGKMKYQLVNGEVYPPTVSQAPVHMVYPAGLPSEQRLAVGHELFGMLPGLTLYATLWLREHNRVCDVLKSEHPSWDDERLFQTARLIVIGEIIKIIMEEYVQHLSGYLFKFKFDPSLLFGQRFQYSNRIALEFCHLYHWHPLMPDSFHVDGDDIPHSRFSFNTSLLLHYGVEKLVDAFSRQPAGQVCGGRNSHEVVLEVSEMVIRQSRETRMQPFNEYRKKFNLRPYASFREFTDDEDMAAGLLEYYGHIDALEFYPGILLEKPRPGSIFGESMVEMGAPFSLKGLLGNPLCSPEYWKPSTFGGEVGFDLVKTSTLEKLVCLNTKWCPYVSFQVPLHQKETKIKKAEEL is encoded by the exons TACGATTGGCCGCCGAGAGCTACGAGTGCGACTGCACCCGCACCGGTTTCTACGGGAAAAACTGCACCCATC CGGAGTTCTGGACCTGGGCTCGACTTGTGCTCAAGCCCAGCCCGGAGCTGGTCCACTACTTCCTGACACATTTCTGGTGGTTCTGGGACGTGGTCAACAACTCGTTCTTGCAGGACACCTTCATGAGACTAACACTGACTG TGCGCAGTGAGCTCATTCCCAGCCCCCCGACCTACAACACCAAGTATGGCTACCTCAGCTGGGAGTCCTACCACAACACCTCCTACTACACCCGAATCCTACCTCCGATCCCACACGACTGTCCTCTCCCCATGGGAACCAAAG GCAAGCCTGATTTGCCCGATCCCAAAACGTTGGCCGAGCGTTTTTTCCGAAGGCGGAAATTCCGGGCGGATCCAGGGGGCACCAATGTGATGTTTGCCTTCATGGCTCAACATTTTACCCACCAGTTCTTCCACACTGACCATAATGTACGCGGAGGTTTCACCAAAGCTCTTGGACATGGG gTCGACGCAAGCAACATCTACGGCAATACGCTCACACGGCAGTTGCAACTTCGTCTTCATAAGGACGGAAAGATGAAATATCAG CTCGTGAATGGTGAGGTGTATCCCCCGACGGTATCCCAGGCACCCGTTCACATGGTGTACCCGGCGGGCTTGCCCTCCGAGCAGAGACTGGCTGTCGGTCATGAGCTGTTCGGAATGCTGCCAGGCCTGACCTTGTACGCCACCTTGTGGTTGAGGGAGCACAACCGAGTGTGTGACGTCCTCAAGTCGGAGCATCCCAGCTGGGATGACGAGCGGCTCTTCCAGACCGCCAGGCTCATTGTCATCG GTGAGATCATCAAGATTATCATGGAAGAGTACGTGCAGCACCTGAGTGGCTACCTGTTCAAATTCAAGTTTGATCCCTCACTGCTTTTTGGCCAGCGCTTCCAGTACAGCAATCGTATCGCCCTCGAGTTCTGCCACCTGTACCACTGGCACCCTTTGATGCCGGACAGCTTCCATGTAGATGGCGATGACATTCCGCACTCGCGTTTCTCCTTCAACACCTCGCTACTTTTGCACTACGGCGTAGAAAAGCTGGTGGATGCATTTTCACGGCAACCGGCCGGACAG gtgtGCGGAGGTCGAAACTCTCATGAAGTGGTGCTCGAAGTGTCCGAAATGGTTATCCGACAATCCAGAGAAACTCGTATGCAGCCCTTCAACGAATATAGGAAGAAGTTCAACTTGAGACCCTACGCCTCATTCAGAGAATTTACAG ATGATGAGGACATGGCAGCCGGTTTGCTGGAGTACTACGGCCACATCGACGCCTTGGAATTCTATCCGGGTATCCTTCTGGAAAAGCCGCGCCCCGGTTCCATCTTTGGAGAAAGCATGGTAGAAATGGGCGCCCCCTTCTCGCTGAAGGGCTTGCTGGGCAACCCTTTGTGCTCACCCGAGTACTGGAAGCCGAGCACCTTCGGGGGGGAGGTGGGCTTCGATTTGGTCAAAACCTCCACCCTGGAGAAATTGGTGTGCCTCAACACCAAGTGGTGTCCTTACGTCAGCTTCCAAGTTCCTCTCCATCAGAAGGAGaccaagatcaagaaagctgagGAGCTTTAA
- the ptgs1 gene encoding prostaglandin G/H synthase 1 isoform X3, translated as MITFTELEKKTLVENLSWFSSCRLAEFWTWARLVLKPSPELVHYFLTHFWWFWDVVNNSFLQDTFMRLTLTVRSELIPSPPTYNTKYGYLSWESYHNTSYYTRILPPIPHDCPLPMGTKGKPDLPDPKTLAERFFRRRKFRADPGGTNVMFAFMAQHFTHQFFHTDHNVRGGFTKALGHGVDASNIYGNTLTRQLQLRLHKDGKMKYQLVNGEVYPPTVSQAPVHMVYPAGLPSEQRLAVGHELFGMLPGLTLYATLWLREHNRVCDVLKSEHPSWDDERLFQTARLIVIGEIIKIIMEEYVQHLSGYLFKFKFDPSLLFGQRFQYSNRIALEFCHLYHWHPLMPDSFHVDGDDIPHSRFSFNTSLLLHYGVEKLVDAFSRQPAGQVCGGRNSHEVVLEVSEMVIRQSRETRMQPFNEYRKKFNLRPYASFREFTVDDEDMAAGLLEYYGHIDALEFYPGILLEKPRPGSIFGESMVEMGAPFSLKGLLGNPLCSPEYWKPSTFGGEVGFDLVKTSTLEKLVCLNTKWCPYVSFQVPLHQKETKIKKAEEL; from the exons ATGATCACATTTACtgaactggaaaaaaagacacttgtGGAGAATTTGTCTTGGTTTTCTTCTTGCCGCCTAGCGGAGTTCTGGACCTGGGCTCGACTTGTGCTCAAGCCCAGCCCGGAGCTGGTCCACTACTTCCTGACACATTTCTGGTGGTTCTGGGACGTGGTCAACAACTCGTTCTTGCAGGACACCTTCATGAGACTAACACTGACTG TGCGCAGTGAGCTCATTCCCAGCCCCCCGACCTACAACACCAAGTATGGCTACCTCAGCTGGGAGTCCTACCACAACACCTCCTACTACACCCGAATCCTACCTCCGATCCCACACGACTGTCCTCTCCCCATGGGAACCAAAG GCAAGCCTGATTTGCCCGATCCCAAAACGTTGGCCGAGCGTTTTTTCCGAAGGCGGAAATTCCGGGCGGATCCAGGGGGCACCAATGTGATGTTTGCCTTCATGGCTCAACATTTTACCCACCAGTTCTTCCACACTGACCATAATGTACGCGGAGGTTTCACCAAAGCTCTTGGACATGGG gTCGACGCAAGCAACATCTACGGCAATACGCTCACACGGCAGTTGCAACTTCGTCTTCATAAGGACGGAAAGATGAAATATCAG CTCGTGAATGGTGAGGTGTATCCCCCGACGGTATCCCAGGCACCCGTTCACATGGTGTACCCGGCGGGCTTGCCCTCCGAGCAGAGACTGGCTGTCGGTCATGAGCTGTTCGGAATGCTGCCAGGCCTGACCTTGTACGCCACCTTGTGGTTGAGGGAGCACAACCGAGTGTGTGACGTCCTCAAGTCGGAGCATCCCAGCTGGGATGACGAGCGGCTCTTCCAGACCGCCAGGCTCATTGTCATCG GTGAGATCATCAAGATTATCATGGAAGAGTACGTGCAGCACCTGAGTGGCTACCTGTTCAAATTCAAGTTTGATCCCTCACTGCTTTTTGGCCAGCGCTTCCAGTACAGCAATCGTATCGCCCTCGAGTTCTGCCACCTGTACCACTGGCACCCTTTGATGCCGGACAGCTTCCATGTAGATGGCGATGACATTCCGCACTCGCGTTTCTCCTTCAACACCTCGCTACTTTTGCACTACGGCGTAGAAAAGCTGGTGGATGCATTTTCACGGCAACCGGCCGGACAG gtgtGCGGAGGTCGAAACTCTCATGAAGTGGTGCTCGAAGTGTCCGAAATGGTTATCCGACAATCCAGAGAAACTCGTATGCAGCCCTTCAACGAATATAGGAAGAAGTTCAACTTGAGACCCTACGCCTCATTCAGAGAATTTACAG TAGATGATGAGGACATGGCAGCCGGTTTGCTGGAGTACTACGGCCACATCGACGCCTTGGAATTCTATCCGGGTATCCTTCTGGAAAAGCCGCGCCCCGGTTCCATCTTTGGAGAAAGCATGGTAGAAATGGGCGCCCCCTTCTCGCTGAAGGGCTTGCTGGGCAACCCTTTGTGCTCACCCGAGTACTGGAAGCCGAGCACCTTCGGGGGGGAGGTGGGCTTCGATTTGGTCAAAACCTCCACCCTGGAGAAATTGGTGTGCCTCAACACCAAGTGGTGTCCTTACGTCAGCTTCCAAGTTCCTCTCCATCAGAAGGAGaccaagatcaagaaagctgagGAGCTTTAA
- the ptgs1 gene encoding prostaglandin G/H synthase 1 isoform X4 — translation MKEFSKLSTWLFIILVLLESANSAAEFWTWARLVLKPSPELVHYFLTHFWWFWDVVNNSFLQDTFMRLTLTVRSELIPSPPTYNTKYGYLSWESYHNTSYYTRILPPIPHDCPLPMGTKGKPDLPDPKTLAERFFRRRKFRADPGGTNVMFAFMAQHFTHQFFHTDHNVRGGFTKALGHGVDASNIYGNTLTRQLQLRLHKDGKMKYQLVNGEVYPPTVSQAPVHMVYPAGLPSEQRLAVGHELFGMLPGLTLYATLWLREHNRVCDVLKSEHPSWDDERLFQTARLIVIGEIIKIIMEEYVQHLSGYLFKFKFDPSLLFGQRFQYSNRIALEFCHLYHWHPLMPDSFHVDGDDIPHSRFSFNTSLLLHYGVEKLVDAFSRQPAGQVCGGRNSHEVVLEVSEMVIRQSRETRMQPFNEYRKKFNLRPYASFREFTVDDEDMAAGLLEYYGHIDALEFYPGILLEKPRPGSIFGESMVEMGAPFSLKGLLGNPLCSPEYWKPSTFGGEVGFDLVKTSTLEKLVCLNTKWCPYVSFQVPLHQKETKIKKAEEL, via the exons CGGAGTTCTGGACCTGGGCTCGACTTGTGCTCAAGCCCAGCCCGGAGCTGGTCCACTACTTCCTGACACATTTCTGGTGGTTCTGGGACGTGGTCAACAACTCGTTCTTGCAGGACACCTTCATGAGACTAACACTGACTG TGCGCAGTGAGCTCATTCCCAGCCCCCCGACCTACAACACCAAGTATGGCTACCTCAGCTGGGAGTCCTACCACAACACCTCCTACTACACCCGAATCCTACCTCCGATCCCACACGACTGTCCTCTCCCCATGGGAACCAAAG GCAAGCCTGATTTGCCCGATCCCAAAACGTTGGCCGAGCGTTTTTTCCGAAGGCGGAAATTCCGGGCGGATCCAGGGGGCACCAATGTGATGTTTGCCTTCATGGCTCAACATTTTACCCACCAGTTCTTCCACACTGACCATAATGTACGCGGAGGTTTCACCAAAGCTCTTGGACATGGG gTCGACGCAAGCAACATCTACGGCAATACGCTCACACGGCAGTTGCAACTTCGTCTTCATAAGGACGGAAAGATGAAATATCAG CTCGTGAATGGTGAGGTGTATCCCCCGACGGTATCCCAGGCACCCGTTCACATGGTGTACCCGGCGGGCTTGCCCTCCGAGCAGAGACTGGCTGTCGGTCATGAGCTGTTCGGAATGCTGCCAGGCCTGACCTTGTACGCCACCTTGTGGTTGAGGGAGCACAACCGAGTGTGTGACGTCCTCAAGTCGGAGCATCCCAGCTGGGATGACGAGCGGCTCTTCCAGACCGCCAGGCTCATTGTCATCG GTGAGATCATCAAGATTATCATGGAAGAGTACGTGCAGCACCTGAGTGGCTACCTGTTCAAATTCAAGTTTGATCCCTCACTGCTTTTTGGCCAGCGCTTCCAGTACAGCAATCGTATCGCCCTCGAGTTCTGCCACCTGTACCACTGGCACCCTTTGATGCCGGACAGCTTCCATGTAGATGGCGATGACATTCCGCACTCGCGTTTCTCCTTCAACACCTCGCTACTTTTGCACTACGGCGTAGAAAAGCTGGTGGATGCATTTTCACGGCAACCGGCCGGACAG gtgtGCGGAGGTCGAAACTCTCATGAAGTGGTGCTCGAAGTGTCCGAAATGGTTATCCGACAATCCAGAGAAACTCGTATGCAGCCCTTCAACGAATATAGGAAGAAGTTCAACTTGAGACCCTACGCCTCATTCAGAGAATTTACAG TAGATGATGAGGACATGGCAGCCGGTTTGCTGGAGTACTACGGCCACATCGACGCCTTGGAATTCTATCCGGGTATCCTTCTGGAAAAGCCGCGCCCCGGTTCCATCTTTGGAGAAAGCATGGTAGAAATGGGCGCCCCCTTCTCGCTGAAGGGCTTGCTGGGCAACCCTTTGTGCTCACCCGAGTACTGGAAGCCGAGCACCTTCGGGGGGGAGGTGGGCTTCGATTTGGTCAAAACCTCCACCCTGGAGAAATTGGTGTGCCTCAACACCAAGTGGTGTCCTTACGTCAGCTTCCAAGTTCCTCTCCATCAGAAGGAGaccaagatcaagaaagctgagGAGCTTTAA